In Zingiber officinale cultivar Zhangliang chromosome 11B, Zo_v1.1, whole genome shotgun sequence, a single window of DNA contains:
- the LOC122035260 gene encoding putative wall-associated receptor kinase-like 16 — MSLLFSRMLLLLLPAVVSAVPDGRCPTKCGVVEIPYPFGIGANCSRDGQIDYICNSTETGIGANCSLGGGFNLTCNTIESGLRKPFYGNNVEVLNISLVTGQVRMLNNISSACYNSNYNNFTYTYSWWSDLENTPYRLSDLHNKFTVIGCNTLAYILALDESNGFQQRGCVSMCLYEQSIVNDSCSGMGCCQTTIPKNLRYYEVSFGQSCFNNSNTWRFSRCSYAALLEAEWFHFQTSYITTNQFMQISDGRVPVVLDWAIRNETCEVAKRNPTSYACISKYSDCVDSSNGPGYLCNCSEGYQGNPYVSDGCQDINECDQQSNPCSDGICHNLPGDYRCECPEGTQGNAYNGVCITAESQKLSLAVKVAIGGGSGVIILLLCIMCLYVVYQRSQIEEMKRKYFKQHGGYELEEKMKLQRGLNKFKIFESKELEKATNHFDDKNIIGRGGNGVVYKGVLENQVVVAIKKPKIINEDLKKQFGTETLILSYVNHVNIVNLLGCCLETEMPLLVYEFVSNGTLFHLIHENENQAPTSLDTRLRIAYESADALDYLHSKASPQIIHGDVKPSNILLDMDYTAKISDFGASKMIPKGEKQFATLLQFTHGYIDPECLMTYELTYKSDVYSFGVVLLELFTGKKVISFEESEEQKSLVSTFTMLEKQNRVSDILDNQVKLEGNIEFIQELTALIKECLKSKGEDRPTMKEVAEELNGLRTLKKHPFIVQHNVEEMESLLSGLPNDNRANSNTIFNIERRLTRRSNIQGWL, encoded by the exons ATGTCTCTGCTCTTCTCCCGAATGCTACTGCTGCTGCTACCTGCAGTCGTATCTGCTGTGCCTGACGGCAGATGCCCAACGAAATGCGGCGTCGTGGAGATCCCTTACCCCTTCGGCATCGGCGCTAACTGTTCCAGGGACGGCCAAATAGATTATATCTGCAACAGTACGGAAACTGGCATCGGCGCTAACTGTTCCTTGGGAGGAGGTTTCAATCTAACCTGCAACACCATCGAAAGTGGCCTCAGGAAACCATTCTATGGCAATAATGTTGAGGTCCTCAATATTTCGTTGGTGACGGGCCAAGTGCGCATGCTCAACAACATATCCTCGGCGTGCTACAATTCAAATTACAACAATTTCACTTACACCTACAGCTGGTGGTCGGATCTGGAAAACACCCCATATAGGTTGTCAGATCTGCACAACAAGTTCACTGTCATCGGATGCAACACCCTTGCCTACATTCTCGCCCTCGATGAGAGCAATGGCTTCCAGCAGAGAGGCTGTGTGTCCATGTGCCTGTATGAACAGAGCATCGTCAATGACTCCTGCTCCGGCATGGGTTGCTGCCAGACTACCATACCCAAGAATCTCAGATACTATGAAGTCAGCTTTGGACAATCATGTTTCAACAACTCGAATACTTGGAGATTTAGCAGATGCAGCTACGCCGCCTTGTTGGAGGCCGAGTGGTTCCATTTCCAAACATCTTACATCACCACGAACCAATTCATGCAAATTAGTGATGGCAGGGTGCCGGTCGTCTTGGACTGGGCCATTCGAAACGAGACCTGTGAAGTAGCTAAGCGCAACCCAACCTCTTATGCCTGCATCAGCAAATACAGCGACTGTGTCGACTCCTCCAATGGCCCTGGTTATCTCTGCAATTGTTCCGAGGGATACCAAGGCAATCCTTACGTCTCCGACGGATGCCAAG ACATCAATGAGTGCGATCAGCAATCAAATCCATGCTCCGATGGCATCTGCCACAACCTTCCAGGTGATTATAGATGCGAGTGCCCCGAAGGCACGCAAGGAAACGCTTACAATGGAGTATGCATCACAGCAGAGTCTCAGAAATTATCCTTAGCTGTGAAGGTAGCTATAG GTGGTGGCAGTGGTGTAATCATTTTGTTACTATGTATTATGTGTCTTTATGTAGTCTATCAAAGAAGTCAAATTGAAGAgatgaaaagaaaatatttcaaaCAACACGGAGGCTATGAATTAGAGGAAAAGATGAAGTTACAAAGAGGCCTCAACAAATTTAAGATATTTGAAAGCAAAGAATTAGAGAAGGCAACAAATCATTTTGACGACAAAAATATTATTGGGAGAGGAGGAAATGGAGTTGTATATAAAGGGGTTTTGGAAAACCAAGTTGTTGTTGCCATAAAGAAGCCTAAGATTATCAATGAGGATTTAAAAAAACAGTTTGGAACAGAGACACTTATTTTATCATATGTTAACCATGTCAACATAGTCAATCTCTTGGGTTGTTGTTTGGAGACTGAGATGCCATTATTGGTCTATGAGTTTGTCTCGAATGGAACATTGTTTCATTTAATTCATGAAAATGAGAATCAAGCTCCAACTTCCTTGGATACTCGACTGCGAATTGCTTATGAGTCGGCTGATGCTCTGGACTACTTGCATTCAAAAGCTTCACCGCAAATCATTCATGGAGATGTGAAACCCTCTAATATACTTTTAGATATGGATTACACAGCAAAAATTTCAGACTTTGGAGCTTCAAAGATGATTCCCAAGGGGGAGAAACAATTTGCTACATTATTGCAATTCACTCATGGTTATATTGATCCAGAGTGCTTGATGACATATGAATTGACCTATAAAAGTGATGTTTATAGCTTTGGTGTGGTTCTCTTGGAGCTATTTACAGGTAAGAAGGTTATTAGTTTTGAAGAATCTGAAGAACAAAAGAGTTTGGTGTCGACTTTTACTATGTTGGAGAAGCAGAATAGGGTTTCAGATATCTTAGACAATCAAGTGAAATTGGAAGGTAATATCGAATTTATTCAAGAACTTACCGCACTTATTAAGGAATGTTTAAAGTCGAAGGgagaagatagaccaactatgaAGGAAGTGGCTGAGGAGCTAAATGGATTAAGAACTCTTAAGAAACACCCGTTCATAGTACAACACAATGTTGAAGAAATGGAGAGCTTGCTCAGTGGGTTGCCAAATGATAATCGTGCTAATTCCAATACTATTTTCAATATAGAGAGAAGACTAACAAGACGGAGCAATATACAAGGCTGGCTGTAA
- the LOC122035261 gene encoding putative wall-associated receptor kinase-like 16, which translates to MSLLLSQMLLLLLLLAVASAVPDGGCLTKCGDVEIPYPFGIGAIIADCSGEDCFLNSTETAIGANCSLGGGFNLTCNTMKSGLKKPFYHEIEVLDISLVMGQVRMLNRISSSCYDPNYNNVTYSNWWLDMEDTPYRFSNLRNKFTAIGCDTLAYIQDHHGNNSYFSGCVSACNDEQSIINDSCSGMGCCQTSIPKNLQYYGVSFDGNFNNSNTWRFGRCNYAALLEADWFQFQTSYITTSQLMQINGDGRVPVVMDWAIGNETCEVTKRNPITSYACISNNSVCVDSSNGPGYLCNCSTGYRGNPYVSNGCQDVDECNQQSNPCSDGICQNLPGNYSCHCPEGTHGDAYNGTCIPESQKRNSLFLGVILGASIGTSLLLSCITLVIVGKKWKQRNQQKIKKRNFLRNHGLLLQQLISTSDHVEERTNIFSLEDIEKATNNFDEARVLGRGGHGTVYKGILSDQRVIAIKKSKIVKTSEIDQFINEVAILSQLNHRNIVKLLGCCLETEVPLLIYEFISNGTLSDHLHVSQDESKLSWDDRLRIALESAGALAYLHSAASMSIFHRDVKSSNILLDDTFKAKISDFGASRFIPLDQTHIVTAIHGTFGYIDPEYYQTSQLTEKSDVYSFGIILLELLTGKKPIFSTKNGLQQNLAMNFLQATRENVLLDLIEDRVLQEGTKQEFLEISSLIEICLNLKGAKRPTMKEVEYKLQSMRKVRMKKKRVCILEGNEDAECLLSMSSHSSSQLVDEISQGNSRNYSFEKELMWSQNYPR; encoded by the exons ATGTCTCTGCTCCTCTCCCAAATGCTACTACTACTGCTGCTACTTGCAGTTGCATCTGCTGTGCCTGATGGCGGATGCCTAACGAAATGCGGCGACGTGGAGATCCCTTACCCCTTCGGCATCGGCGCTATAATCGCTGACTGTTCCGGGGAAGATTGTTTCTTAAACAGTACTGAAACTGCCATCGGTGCAAACTGTTCCTTGGGAGGAGGTTTCAATCTAACCTGCAACACCATGAAAAGTGGCCTCAAGAAGCCATTCTATCACGAAATTGAGGTCCTCGATATTTCGTTGGTGATGGGCCAAGTGCGCATGCTCAACCGCATATCATCGTCGTGCTACGATCCAAATTACAACAATGTCACTTATTCAAACTGGTGGTTGGATATGGAAGACACCCCATACAGGTTCTCTAATCTCCGCAACAAGTTCACTGCCATCGGCTGCGATACGCTTGCCTACATACAAGACCACCATGGGAACAATAGCTACTTCAGTGGTTGTGTGTCCGCGTGCAACGATGAACAGAGCATCATCAATGACTCTTGCTCCGGCATGGGTTGCTGCCAGACTTCCATACCCAAGAATCTCCAATACTATGGTGTCAGCTTCGATGGGAATTTCAACAACTCGAATACTTGGAGATTTGGCAGATGCAACTACGCCGCCTTGTTGGAGGCCGATTGGTTCCAGTTTCAGACATCTTATATCACCACGAGCCAATTGATGCAAATTAACGGCGATGGCAGGGTGCCGGTAGTGATGGACTGGGCCATTGGCAACGAGACCTGTGAGGTAACTAAGCGCAACCCAATTACCTCTTATGCCTGCATCAGCAATAACAGCGTGTGTGTCGACTCCTCCAATGGGCCTGGCTATCTTTGCAACTGTTCGACAGGATACCGAGGCAATCCATACGTATCCAACGGATGCCAAG ACGTCGATGAGTGCAATCAACAATCAAATCCATGCTCAGATGGAATCTGCCAGAACCTGCCCGGTAATTACAGTTGTCACTGCCCCGAAGGCACGCACGGTGACGCTTACAATGGAACATGCATCCCAGAATCTCAGAAAAGAAATTCTCTTTTTCTTG GTGTCATCCTTGGTGCCAGCATTGGAACGAGTCTCTTGCTCTCCTGCATAACATTGGTCATCGTAGGCAAAAAAtggaagcaaagaaatcaacagAAAATCAAAAAAAGGAATTTTCTAAGAAATCATGGCTTGCTACTTCAACAATTAATCTCCACGAGTGATCATGTTGAAGAGAGAACAAACATATTTTCTCTGGAAGACATAGAAAAGGCAACAAATAATTTTGATGAAGCTCGAGTACTTGGAAGGGGAGGACATGGAACAGTTTACAAAGGAATTCTATCAGATCAACGAGTTATTgctataaaaaaatcaaaaatagttAAGACGAGTGAGATTGACCAATTTATAAATGAGGTTGCGATTCTTTCTCAATTGAATCATAGGAATATAGTTAAGCTTCTTGGATGTTGTTTAGAAACTGAAGTTCCTTTACTGATTTATGAATTTATCTCTAACGGGACCCTTTCTGATCATCTGCATGTTTCACAAGATGAATCTAAATTATCATGGGATGATCGTCTCAGGATTGCTTTAGAATCTGCAGGAGCACTTGCCTATCTACACTCAGCTGCTTCTATGTCTATCTTCCATAGGGATGTCAAGTCATCAAATATTCTTTTAGATGATACTTTTAAGGCGAAGATATCAGACTTTGGAGCATCAAGATTTATTCCTCTTGATCAAACCCACATAGTTACTGCTATACATGGTACCTTTGGGTATATTGATCCAGAGTATTATCAAACTAGTCAGTTGACAGAGAAAAGTGATGTTTATAGTTTTGGAATTATCCTTCTTGAACTTTTAACCGGAAAGAAGCCCATCTTCTCAACCAAAAATGGGTTACAACAAAATCTAGCCATGAATTTCCTTCAAGCAACAAGAGAGAATGTGTTGCTTGATCTTATAGAAGATCGTGTTTTGCAAGAAGGAACAAAGCAAGAGTTTCTTGAAATCAGTAGTCTGATAGAAATATGCCTAAATTTGAAAGGTGCTAAAAGGCCTACAATGAAAGAAGTTGAATATAAATTGCAAAGCATGAGAAAGGttagaatgaaaaagaaaagagtTTGTATTCTAGAAGGGAATGAAGATGCTGAATGTTTACTCAGTATGTCATCTCACTCTTCCTCACAATTGGTGGATGAAATAAGTCAAGGAAATTCTAGGAATTATAGCTTTGAGAAGGAACTTATGTGGTCACAAAATTACCCTCGTTAA